In one window of Orcinus orca chromosome 17, mOrcOrc1.1, whole genome shotgun sequence DNA:
- the LOC125961595 gene encoding uncharacterized protein LOC125961595 isoform X2: MRKPARLWERRGRCWLGPGAAACLEGLGLARPGPPRRAAQAQVAAAYPVCRARALLAAGPALTVSELVAALWPNRWLALLRRLTVLPFEGLLYLAWLAWPRGCSTWPGRGSWLLGLAAGRRSPRPCGSCSPPCASRSYRSLGALVRARAVRAQLHPGLFGIF; the protein is encoded by the coding sequence ATGCGGAAACCAGCGCGGCTCTGGGAAAGACGGGGGCGATGTTGGCTGGGCCCGGGGGCAGCGGCCTGTCTTGAGGGGCTCGGCCTTGCTAGGCCTGGCCCACCCCGTCGAGCAGCCCAAGCCCAGGTTGCAGCCGCGTACCCTGTTTGCCGCGCGCGCGCGCTCCTTGCTGCTGGACCTGCACTCACAGTGAGTGAGTTGGTCGCCGCCCTGTGGCCGAACCGGTGGCTGGCGCTGCTGCGGCGCCTCACGGTGCTGCCGTTCGAGGGGCTGCTCTACCTGGCCTGGCTGGCCTGGCCGAGGGGCTGCTCTACCTGGCCTGGCCGCGGCAGCTGGTTGCTGGGGCTGGCAGCTGGACGTAGGTCCCCGAGGCCATGTGGCTCGTGCTCGCCACCATGTGCCTCGCGCTCTTACCGTTCTCTCGGCGCATTGGTACGGGCACGCGCAGTGCGCGCTCAGCTGCACCCCG